From one Humulus lupulus chromosome 8, drHumLupu1.1, whole genome shotgun sequence genomic stretch:
- the LOC133794449 gene encoding ABC transporter C family member 8-like, translated as MRFISFFFHYEGMFSSVFGGKFDMGSSYYIQRITVDVLNLLFLGVYCLSSLVVSLRKHNVSTTNRRGWAFIAVSICCGLTSLAYLVAGFCNLNAKGDIFDHSSWLVCLVRALIWISLSVSLLLQETKWIRVLNSVWWVSFFSLISALNVETLIRAKSIKVIDIVLWIVNLLLLVCAFMNILRLVSQHNEDNSLSQPLVQKTENRKTEVGRACFLEKLTFSWIGPLLSLGYSKPLSLEDIPSLSSEDESNIGYQKFKQAWDGLLREKSSPDKTMNFVLWAIVKVYMKENVYIGICVLLRTISVVVSPLILYAFVNYANSKEENLQQGLSILGCLVLTKVVESLTQRHWFFYSRRSGMRMRSALMVAVYEKQLKLSSLGRKRHSTGEIVNYVAVDAYRMGECSWWLHLGWSSGLQLLLAIVVLFKVTGYGALPGLLPLLICGLLNVPFAKILQKCQYEFMVAQDERLRSTSEILNSMKIIKLQSWEEKFKNLINSRRDRELKWLSESQFKKVYGTLLYWMSPTIVSSVVFFGCVLLRSAPLNASTIFTVLATLRTMGEPVRMIPEALSAMIQVKVSFERLNSFLLDDELKDEEKRRHSFPRSDKSLEIQGGNFSWDPESIHSTLKDVNLAIGLRQKVAICGPVGAGKSSLLYAILGEIPKLSGTVEVYGSIAYVSQTSWIQSGTIRDNILYGKPMDKSLYEKAIEACALDKDINGFSHGDLTEIGQRGINLSGGQKQRIQLARAVYNDADTYLLDDPFSAVDAHTAATLFNECVMAALRNKAVILVTHQVEFLSEVDKILVMEDGNITHSGSYEELLKAGKAFEELVNAHKDAISTLGVSNNDGQGESHMVDESRTEESYGSYSKQYSEEEISANGQPGVQLTQEEEKEIGDVRWKPFKDYILVSKGSLLLFLIALTEFGFFSLQAAATYWLALAIQFPKITSGMLVGVYTGISTLSAVFVYLRSFFGACLGIKASKAFFNGFTNAIFKAPMLFFDSTPVGRILTRASSDLSILDYDIPFSVVFVLAGVVELLGMIGIMTSVTWQVLIVGIFSLVASIYVQGYYLATARELIRINGTTKAPVTNFVSETSLGAVTIRAFGSVDRFFKNYLKLVDTDAALFYLSNAAIEWLVLRIEVLQNLTLFTAAFFLILVPKGQVAPGLVGLSLSYALSLTGTQIFLTRWYCNLANYIVSVERIKQFMHIPEEPPAIIEGNRPPSSWPTKGRIELQSLKIRYRPNAPVVLKGITCTFKEGTRVGVVGRTGSGKTTLISALFRLVDPASGKIIIDGLDICSIGLKDLRMNLSIIPQEPTLFRGSIRTNLDPLGLYSDDEIWQALDKCQLKATVSNLPNLLDSTVSDEGENWSAGQRQLFCLGRVLLKRNRILVLDEATASIDSSTDAILQRIIRQEFSECTVITVAHRVPTVIDSDMVMVLSYGKLVEYDEPSKILDANSYFSKLVAEYWSSCNKNSQ; from the exons ATGCGattcatttcttttttctttcattaTGAAGGGATGTTTTCATCGGTTTTTGGTGGAAAATTTGACATGGGTTCTTCTTATTACATCCAAAGAATTACCGTAGATGTTTTAAATTTGCTGTTCCTAGGTGTGTACTGCCTGTCTTCGCTTGTAGTTTCTTTAAGGAAGCATAACGTAAGCACTACAAACAGAAGGGGTTGGGCTTTCATAGCTGTTTCAATTTGCTGTGGTCTCACAAGCCTTGCATATCTTGTTGCTGGTTTTTGTAATCTAAATGCAAAAGGAGACATATTTGACCATTCGAGCTGGTTGGTTTGCCTTGTCAGAGCACTGATTTGGATATCTCTTTCAGTATCTTTGCTACTTCAGGAGACAAAATGGATTAGAGTTCTGAACTCTGTCTGGTgggtttccttcttttctttgatttCAGCTCTAAACGTTGAAACACTGATCAGAGCAAAAAGCATCAAGGTTATAGACATAGTGCTATGGATTGTGAATCTTTTGCTTCTGGTTTGTGCTTTTATGAATATCCTACGACTGGTTTCTCAGCATAACGAAGACAACAGTCTATCCCAGCCTCTTGTCCAAAAGACTGAGAACAGAAAAACAGAAGTAGGCAGGGCTTGCTTTCTTGAGAAATTGACGTTTTCGTGGATTGGCCCGTTGCTTAGCTTGGGATATTCGAAACCGTTGTCTCTTGAAGACATCCCTTCTTTAAGTTCGGAAGATGAATCCAACATAGGCTACCAAAAGTTCAAACAAGCATGGGATGGGCTTCTAAGGGAGAAGAGTAGCCCAGACAAAACCATGAACTTTGTCCTCTGGGCAATAGTAAAAGTGTACATGAAAGAAAATGTGTATATAGGCATTTGTGTACTTCTAAGGACAATTTCTGTAGTAGTTTCTCCTCTCATACTCTATGCTTTTGTAAATTATGCGAATAGCAAAGAGGAAAATCTGCAGCAAGGTCTTTCTATCTTGGGGTGTCTTGTTCTTACCAAGGTTGTTGAGTCCTTAACTCAAAGGCACTGGTTTTTCTACTCAAGGAGAAGTGGGATGAGAATGAGATCAGCCTTAATGGTGGCAGTCTACGAAAAGCAGCTAAAGCTCTCCAGTTTGGGAAGGAAAAGGCACTCAACCGGAGAGATAGTGAACTATGTTGCAGTTGATGCGTACAGAATGGGTGAATGTTCATGGTGGCTCCACTTGGGATGGAGTTCTGGGCTCCAGCTTTTACTAGCCATTGTTGTTCTTTTCAAGGTCACTGGCTACGGTGCTCTTCCTGGCTTACTTCCTCTACTCATATGTGGACTCCTTAACGTGCCTTTCGCAAAGATACTCCAAAAGTGTCAATACGAGTTCATGGTTGCTCAAGATGAGCGACTCAGGTCCACTTCAGAAATCCTAAACAGCATGAAAATCATTAAGCTTCAATCGTGGGAAGAAAAGTTCAAGAACTTGATCAACTCCCGTCGTGATCGTGAACTCAAATGGTTATCAGAGTCACAATTTAAGAAGGTTTATGGGACTTTACTGTATTGGATGTCCCCAACCATTGTGTCCTCGGTTGTCTTCTTTGGATGCGTTCTTCTTCGTAGTGCCCCACTCAATGCAAGCACCATTTTCACTGTTCTCGCTACTTTGAGGACCATGGGAGAGCCTGTCAGAATGATACCAGAGGCCCTTTCAGCAATGATCCAAGTAAAGGTCTCGTTTGAACGACTGAATTCATTTTTGCTCGATGATGAGCTCAAAGACGAGGAAAAAAGAAGACACTCATTTCCCAGATCAGATAAGAGCTTGGAAATTCAAGGAGGCAATTTCAGTTGGGATCCAGAGTCGATACATTCAACACTAAAAGATGTAAATTTGGCGATAGGGTTGAGGCAGAAAGTAGCAATTTGTGGACCAGTTGGCGCAGGAAAGTCATCACTCTTATATGCTATACTCGGAGAGATACCAAAGCTATCAGGAACT GTTGAAGTATATGGATCCATAGCCTATGTTTCTCAGACTTCTTGGATACAAAGTGGGACAATTCGTGATAACATACTCTATGGAAAACCAATGGACAAAAGCCTATATGAAAAGGCTATCGAAGCATGTGCCTTAGATAAGGACATTAACGGTTTCAGCCATGGAGACCTTACAGAGATAGGGCAGAGAGGGATTAACTTGAGCGGAGGACAGAAGCAAAGAATCCAGCTTGCCCGAGCTGTCTATAATGATGCAGATACCTATCTCCTTGATGACCCCTTCAGTGCAGTTGACGCGCACACTGCTGCCACTCTCTTCAAT GAATGTGTCATGGCTGCTCTCAGAAATAAAGCTGTTATTCTAGTGACTCATCAAGTAGAGTTTCTCTCTGAAGTTGATAAAATTCTG GTAATGGAAGATGGAAATATTACTCACTCAGGAAGTTATGAGGAACTCCTGAAAGCTGGGAAAGCATTTGAAGAGCTTGTGAATGCTCATAAAGATGCAATATCTACACTGGGTGTTTCGAATAATGATGGACAAGGAGAATCTCATATGGTAGATGAGTCAAGGACAGAGGAGAGTTATGGTTCATACTCCAAACAATACAGCGAAGAAGAAATCTCTGCAAATGGTCAACCAGGAGTGCAATTaacacaagaagaagaaaaagagattgGTGATGTGCGTTGGAAGCCATTTAAGGATTATATTCTTGTCTCTAAAGGGTCACTTCTACTATTCTTAATCGCATTAACTGAGTTTGGCTTTTTCTCATTGCAAGCTGCCGCCACTTATTGGTTAGCTCTAGCTATTCAATTTCCTAAGATCACAAGTGGAATGTTGGTTGGTGTTTATACTGGAATTTCAACACTTAGTGCCGTCTTTGTGTATCTTAGATCGTTTTTTGGAGCTTGTCTTGGAATAAAAGCTTCGAAAGCTTTCTTCAATGGTTTCACCAATGCTATTTTTAAAGCTCCCATGCTGTTCTTTGACTCCACCCCAGTTGGCCGAATCTTGACCCGA GCTTCATCAGATTTGAGTATTCTGGACTACGACATACCTTTCTCTGTCGTTTTTGTACTGGCTGGTGTTGTTGAACTTCTGGGAATGATTGGCATTATGACTTCTGTCACATGGCAAGTTCTTATCGTTGGTATTTTCAGCCTGGTTGCTAGTATATATGTTCAG GGCTATTATCTAGCTACTGCTAGGGAGCTAATAAGAATTAATGGAACAACAAAAGCTCCTGTTACCAACTTTGTATCTGAAACATCACTTGGTGCAGTCACAATAAGAGCTTTTGGGTCAGTGGATCGATTCTTCAAAAATTACCTAAAACTCGTGGACACAGATGCAGCTTTGTTCTATCTGTCCAATGCAGCCATAGAGTGGTTAGTTCTAAGAATAGAAGTACTTCAAAATTTGACCCTTTTCACTGCagcttttttccttatattagttccAAAGGGTCAGGTAGCTCCAG GGCTTGTGGGGCTCTCTCTTTCTTATGCCTTGTCACTAACAGGAACACAAATTTTCTTGACTCGATGGTATTGCAACTTAGCCAACTACATTGTTTCAGTTGAAAGGATCAAACAATTCATGCATATTCCAGAAGAACCTCCAGCAATCATTGAGGGAAATAGGCCACCTTCTTCATGGCCCACCAAGGGTAGGATAGAGTTGCAATCTCTAAAG ATTAGATATCGCCCAAATGCACCGGTAGTTCTCAAGGGAATCACATGCACATTCAAAGAAGGGACTAGAGTAGGAGTTGTGGGAAGGACAGGAAGTGGGAAAACAACACTCATAAGTGCTTTATTTCGTTTAGTGGACCCAGCAAGTGGGAAAATTATCATAGACGGACTTGACATATGCAGTATTGGTCTAAAAGATTTGAGGATGAACCTCAGTATTATCCCCCAAGAACCAACTCTTTTCAGGGGTAGCATTAGAACCAACTTAGACCCTCTTGGCCTATACTCTGATGATGAAATATGGCAG GCTCTAGACAAGTGTCAGCTTAAAGCAACAGTTAGCAACCTACCCAATCTACTGGATTCAACTG TGAGTGATGAAGGAGAAAATTGGAGTGCTGGTCAACGCCAGCTCTTTTGCCTTGGTAGAGTTCTACTAAAGAGGAATAGAATTCTAGTCCTTGATGAGGCTACTGCTTCCATTGATTCTTCCACAGATGCAATTCTTCAGAGGATCATTAGGCAAGAATTTTCAGAATGTACAGTCATAACAGTAGCTCACAGAGTTCCTACTGTTATAGATAGTGACATGGTCATGGTCCTCTCTTATG GTAAGCTGGTTGAGTATGATGAGCCTTCAAAGATTTTGGATGCCAACTCCTATTTCTCCAAGCTTGTAGCAGAATACTGGTCAAGCTGCAACAAGAATtcacaataa